One genomic segment of Candidatus Kaelpia imicola includes these proteins:
- a CDS encoding L,D-transpeptidase family protein: MDRRVLIIILLVVVGGGFLIWGVSSSREDSEQVYQDQGVTELSQDDTEVSAASEIESISQFDALIEKGAEGTFEEGLLFAKQLTENNKLIEAREVYKRLVQNFSSHPDVGKLEQKLWGINMKIMFSPLLSDDSVIYEVKKGDTLYLIAKHFNTTVGFLKRSNSLSSDLIRIGQRLKIVTSKPSIIVDKSLNILTLKMDDEIVRVYSCSTGEFNSTPTGDFKIINKLSHPTWYKTGAVVPPDSEENILGSRWMGFELAGYGIHGTTKPQSIGQQVTAGCVRLYNKDVEELYDVVPLGTKVTIIE; this comes from the coding sequence ATGGATAGGCGTGTTTTAATCATCATCTTACTGGTTGTTGTCGGAGGAGGATTTTTAATATGGGGAGTAAGTTCGTCTAGAGAGGATTCAGAGCAAGTATATCAGGATCAAGGTGTAACAGAGTTATCTCAAGATGATACGGAAGTCTCTGCTGCTTCTGAGATAGAGAGTATTTCTCAGTTTGATGCTTTGATTGAAAAAGGAGCGGAAGGTACTTTTGAAGAAGGATTATTATTTGCCAAGCAGCTCACAGAAAATAATAAGCTAATAGAGGCTAGAGAAGTGTACAAGAGATTAGTCCAGAATTTTTCTAGCCATCCTGACGTAGGCAAATTAGAGCAGAAACTTTGGGGTATAAATATGAAGATAATGTTCTCTCCTCTTCTCTCCGATGATTCTGTAATATATGAGGTTAAGAAAGGAGATACTCTGTATTTAATAGCAAAGCATTTTAATACAACAGTAGGTTTCTTAAAGAGGAGCAATAGTTTAAGTTCAGATTTAATCAGGATAGGACAGAGGTTGAAAATTGTGACTTCAAAACCCTCTATTATTGTAGATAAATCTTTAAATATTCTGACTCTTAAAATGGATGATGAAATAGTTAGGGTTTATTCTTGCTCAACAGGTGAGTTTAATTCAACCCCAACCGGAGACTTTAAGATCATAAATAAACTTTCTCATCCTACTTGGTATAAAACCGGTGCAGTTGTTCCTCCGGATAGTGAGGAGAATATACTTGGCAGCCGCTGGATGGGTTTTGAACTTGCAGGATACGGTATCCATGGTACAACTAAACCCCAAAGCATCGGCCAACAGGTAACCGCTGGCTGCGTCAGGCTTTACAACAAAGATGTTGAAGAGCTTTATGACGTTGTACCTCTAGGCACTAAAGTTACTATCATTGAATAA
- a CDS encoding acetyl-CoA carboxylase carboxyltransferase subunit alpha: MAELDFERPILELERKISELESFSQDKNINLDDEIGGFQGKLENLKKEIYGALTPWQKIQVSRHSDRPTLLDYANMIMDDFIELHGDRCFGDDKALITGLAKIGGERVAVVGHQKGRDTKENLERNFGCAHPEGYRKAARIFSLAERFSLPVISLIDTPGAYPGVGAEERGQAHSIAENIRDMFQIKTPIIVVIIGEGGSGGALGIGIGDRVSMFEYSYYSVISPEGCAAILWRDRAMAEQASKALRLNAEDLLSFGIIDGIIEEPLGGAHREPEVAANNLKDFICRSLSELKGISIQDLIDKRYQKFRKIGLISESSS, encoded by the coding sequence ATGGCTGAACTGGATTTTGAAAGACCGATACTGGAGTTAGAAAGAAAGATCTCCGAGCTGGAGAGTTTCTCTCAAGATAAGAATATCAATCTTGATGATGAGATTGGCGGTTTTCAAGGGAAATTAGAGAATCTTAAAAAAGAGATATACGGAGCTTTAACGCCTTGGCAGAAGATTCAGGTATCACGTCATTCAGATCGCCCGACTCTATTGGACTATGCCAATATGATCATGGATGATTTTATAGAGCTTCATGGCGATAGATGTTTTGGAGATGATAAAGCTTTAATTACAGGGCTTGCAAAGATAGGCGGAGAGAGAGTTGCTGTTGTTGGGCACCAAAAGGGAAGAGATACAAAAGAGAATTTAGAGCGGAATTTCGGTTGTGCTCATCCTGAAGGATATAGAAAAGCTGCCAGAATCTTTAGCTTGGCTGAGAGATTCTCTTTGCCGGTCATATCTTTGATAGATACTCCAGGTGCTTATCCCGGCGTTGGAGCCGAAGAGAGAGGTCAGGCTCATTCCATAGCTGAAAATATCAGAGATATGTTTCAGATAAAGACCCCTATCATTGTTGTTATTATAGGAGAGGGAGGAAGCGGCGGAGCCTTAGGGATAGGTATAGGTGATAGGGTCTCTATGTTTGAGTATTCTTATTATTCTGTTATATCGCCGGAAGGCTGTGCTGCGATATTATGGCGGGACAGAGCAATGGCAGAACAGGCTTCAAAGGCATTAAGACTTAACGCAGAAGATCTATTAAGTTTTGGGATAATAGATGGGATAATAGAAGAACCTTTAGGCGGGGCGCATAGAGAGCCTGAAGTTGCTGCCAATAATCTTAAAGATTTTATCTGCCGGTCTTTAAGCGAGCTTAAAGGTATATCCATTCAAGACCTTATAGATAAGCGTTATCAGAAATTTAGGAAGATAGGTCTTATATCTGAATCTTCTTCGTGA
- the lpxA gene encoding acyl-ACP--UDP-N-acetylglucosamine O-acyltransferase: MKIDKTAIVDSRAKIGEGVEIGPYSIVEEHVEIGAGTEILPFCHIKGSTKIGKNNLIHTGSVIGEKPQMLGLKKQLGHLLIGDDNIIREYATINTSTEEENRTEIGSNNYLMSFSHIAHDCCLKNNITISNGSLLAGHVEIEEGVTISANTAIHQFVRIGRLAMIGGLSRVTKDVPPFMMLIGNSKIFGINRVGIKRAGFSNEEIDEVKKAYTIIYRKRLPLNKIIEELKKIESTKAKEIIAFIESSKRGISGGKTSNLLEKTFLNYPLSVRQRIDTYKLFKKRDR; the protein is encoded by the coding sequence ATGAAAATAGATAAAACAGCAATAGTAGATTCCAGAGCTAAGATTGGCGAAGGCGTTGAGATAGGGCCATACTCTATAGTAGAAGAGCATGTAGAGATAGGAGCAGGTACAGAGATACTGCCTTTCTGTCATATAAAAGGTTCGACCAAGATAGGTAAAAACAATCTCATCCACACCGGCTCTGTTATTGGTGAAAAACCACAGATGCTAGGGCTAAAGAAGCAATTAGGACATCTCCTAATAGGCGATGATAACATAATAAGAGAATATGCAACTATCAATACTTCAACGGAAGAAGAGAATCGAACAGAGATAGGTAGCAATAACTATCTAATGAGCTTCTCTCATATTGCTCACGACTGCTGCTTGAAAAACAATATCACAATAAGTAACGGCTCACTCTTAGCAGGGCACGTTGAAATAGAAGAGGGTGTAACAATCTCAGCAAACACCGCTATACACCAATTTGTAAGAATAGGACGGCTGGCTATGATCGGAGGGCTATCGCGTGTAACAAAAGACGTACCTCCGTTTATGATGTTAATAGGTAATTCTAAAATATTTGGAATTAATAGAGTAGGTATAAAACGTGCTGGTTTTAGCAATGAAGAGATAGATGAAGTCAAAAAAGCTTACACAATAATATATCGCAAAAGATTACCTTTAAATAAAATAATAGAAGAACTTAAAAAGATAGAATCAACTAAAGCAAAGGAGATAATAGCATTTATAGAAAGTTCAAAACGGGGAATCTCCGGAGGCAAAACTTCAAATCTACTGGAGAAAACATTTCTGAATTATCCCCTCTCTGTAAGACAGAGAATAGATACTTATAAATTATTTAAGAAGAGAGACAGATAA
- a CDS encoding 2-isopropylmalate synthase has product MDKIYIFDTTLRDGEQAPGASLNIKEKIEIAKQLERLNVDVIEAGFPIASPGDFEAVSLIAKKVKKPTICALARSLKKDIDAAAGALKGAKKRRIHVFLATSKIHMKYKLKKAEDEILKQAVKAVEYAGKFSDDVEFSPEDASRTEREFLFKIIAEVINAGAGVVNIPDTVGYTVPEEFSDLITQINKNVPNIDDAIISVHCHDDLGLSCANSLSAVKAGARQVECTINGIGERAGSAPLEEIVMAIKTRADFYKSKTSIKTKELYKSSRLVSLLMGITLPPNKAVIGDNAFSHESGIHQDGVLKMPKTYEIMSPSDVGFKESKLVLGKHSGRHAFSRKLEELGVELSKKKFQKAYEEFIALADKKKEVFDDDIIALIEDEMKEVPKVWEFVYVHTVTGSSTIPTATVKLRKDKKIYEDAACGDGPIDACYNTIDRIIGIKPKLLNYNLRAVTSGRDALGEVTVRLKHKNREIVARGTSTDIVEASTKAYLNAVNKIVS; this is encoded by the coding sequence ATGGATAAGATATATATATTTGATACAACTTTAAGGGATGGAGAGCAAGCTCCAGGTGCATCTTTAAATATAAAAGAGAAGATTGAGATTGCAAAGCAGCTTGAACGTCTCAATGTCGATGTGATAGAAGCAGGTTTCCCAATTGCTTCTCCTGGTGATTTTGAGGCGGTGAGTCTAATAGCTAAAAAAGTAAAGAAGCCTACCATCTGTGCTTTAGCCAGGTCTTTAAAGAAAGATATAGATGCTGCAGCCGGAGCTTTAAAGGGAGCCAAGAAGAGACGGATACATGTCTTCCTGGCTACTTCAAAGATACATATGAAGTATAAGCTGAAGAAAGCAGAAGATGAGATTCTAAAACAGGCGGTTAAGGCCGTTGAATATGCCGGGAAGTTTAGCGATGATGTTGAGTTTTCACCTGAGGATGCATCCCGTACAGAGAGAGAGTTCCTTTTCAAAATAATAGCCGAAGTGATAAATGCCGGAGCAGGGGTTGTAAATATACCCGATACAGTTGGCTATACAGTTCCGGAAGAGTTCTCTGACCTCATAACCCAGATAAATAAAAATGTGCCTAATATAGATGATGCAATTATAAGTGTCCATTGCCATGATGACCTGGGGTTATCCTGTGCTAATTCACTCTCTGCTGTTAAAGCAGGGGCTAGGCAGGTTGAGTGTACTATTAACGGAATCGGCGAGCGTGCAGGCAGTGCTCCTCTTGAAGAGATAGTTATGGCTATAAAGACAAGAGCGGATTTCTATAAGTCTAAAACTTCTATTAAGACAAAAGAGCTCTATAAGAGCAGCAGACTGGTAAGTCTTTTGATGGGAATAACTTTGCCTCCTAATAAGGCTGTAATAGGGGATAACGCCTTTAGCCATGAGTCCGGTATCCATCAGGATGGCGTATTAAAGATGCCTAAGACTTATGAGATTATGAGTCCAAGCGATGTCGGCTTTAAAGAGAGCAAACTTGTTCTGGGTAAGCATTCCGGCCGCCATGCATTTAGTAGAAAATTAGAAGAGTTGGGTGTTGAACTTAGTAAAAAGAAATTTCAGAAGGCATACGAGGAGTTCATAGCGCTTGCAGATAAGAAGAAAGAGGTCTTTGATGACGATATCATCGCTCTAATCGAGGATGAGATGAAAGAGGTACCCAAGGTATGGGAGTTTGTATATGTTCATACTGTGACAGGTTCCTCCACTATTCCTACTGCAACAGTAAAGTTAAGAAAGGATAAAAAGATCTATGAAGATGCTGCCTGCGGAGACGGCCCTATAGATGCCTGTTACAATACAATAGATAGGATTATAGGTATTAAGCCGAAGTTATTAAACTATAATCTTCGTGCTGTTACTTCAGGCCGTGATGCACTGGGTGAGGTTACAGTAAGGTTAAAACATAAAAATAGGGAGATTGTAGCGCGGGGAACTTCGACAGATATAGTAGAAGCTTCTACAAAAGCATATCTTAATGCTGTAAATAAAATAGTCTCCTAA
- a CDS encoding shikimate dehydrogenase, whose amino-acid sequence MSLNRQIYGLVGYPVKHSLSPSMHNAAFEYLGLNAEYRLFEVKPDDLEDFLINRRDVLGFNVTVPYKVKAKEILGKELSIARDLSEAEIAVSITSAINTVKREPELKLYNTDVLGFSRSLIEDLGFDKKDKKALVIGSGGAGRAVIAGLSEENNSASKIYIFEIDRDTAYSVSRHLFGIERLKGKFEFIEGLEIPSIIKECDLVVNATAVGMRDGDGVAIDLNLLHKGLSVYDVVYNRETALVKEARSLCISVSDGLGMLLYQGAAAFEIFTGEDAPVNIMREALLKGAKR is encoded by the coding sequence ATGTCTCTCAATAGACAGATCTACGGTTTAGTCGGATATCCTGTCAAGCATAGCTTATCACCTTCTATGCATAATGCGGCTTTTGAGTATCTGGGCCTAAATGCAGAGTATAGGCTTTTTGAAGTAAAGCCGGATGATTTAGAAGATTTTTTAATCAACCGCAGAGATGTTTTAGGTTTTAATGTAACAGTTCCATATAAGGTTAAGGCAAAGGAGATCTTAGGCAAAGAGCTCTCTATAGCGAGAGATTTAAGTGAAGCTGAGATTGCGGTCTCTATAACATCTGCTATCAATACAGTCAAAAGAGAGCCTGAGCTGAAACTTTACAATACAGATGTTCTAGGATTTTCAAGGTCGCTAATAGAGGATTTAGGATTTGATAAAAAAGATAAAAAAGCCTTGGTTATAGGTTCCGGAGGTGCGGGCAGGGCTGTAATTGCGGGATTATCTGAAGAGAATAATAGTGCGAGTAAGATTTATATCTTTGAGATAGATAGAGATACTGCCTATAGTGTCAGCAGGCATCTCTTTGGCATAGAGAGACTTAAAGGTAAATTTGAGTTTATAGAGGGGCTTGAGATTCCCAGTATTATCAAAGAGTGTGATTTAGTAGTCAATGCTACAGCAGTTGGAATGAGAGACGGTGATGGGGTAGCGATAGACTTAAATCTACTCCATAAGGGTTTAAGCGTCTATGATGTTGTATACAATAGAGAGACTGCTTTAGTTAAAGAGGCGCGGTCTCTATGTATCTCTGTCTCAGATGGGCTGGGCATGCTTCTCTATCAGGGCGCAGCTGCGTTTGAAATATTTACAGGGGAAGATGCGCCGGTTAATATTATGAGAGAGGCGCTTTTAAAAGGAGCTAAGAGGTGA
- a CDS encoding prepilin peptidase has product MILLIFFLGASLGSFLNVCILRLPQEESVLRPPSHCPKCKHRIRWFDNIPILSFLVLRAKCRDCGAGISIQYPIVELISGLVLLYFYNIYGISITAFIFSFFLYGLIVAAFSDFQTRLIPDEVSLGLLPVGLIFSFFNPVIESLYGSNPLMVSLLGAVTGAAMIYLTGLLGKIVFKKEAMGFGDVKFMAMIGAFLGWKLIILNYFIAPFFALGYGLYRKIRYKDDYLPYGPFLAIAALSVFIFYDKLLEFFFYL; this is encoded by the coding sequence GTGATATTACTCATTTTTTTCTTAGGAGCATCTTTGGGGAGTTTTCTAAATGTATGTATATTGAGGCTGCCTCAGGAAGAGTCAGTTCTGCGGCCGCCGTCGCACTGCCCTAAATGTAAACATAGAATAAGATGGTTTGATAATATACCTATCTTAAGTTTTTTGGTTTTAAGAGCTAAGTGCAGGGATTGCGGGGCGGGTATCTCTATTCAATATCCTATTGTTGAATTAATAAGCGGATTAGTTCTGCTGTATTTTTACAATATCTATGGTATTAGTATTACTGCTTTTATCTTCTCTTTTTTCTTATATGGATTAATAGTTGCGGCTTTCAGTGATTTTCAGACCCGCTTAATTCCGGATGAAGTCAGTTTGGGGCTCTTGCCGGTTGGACTTATATTTTCGTTCTTTAATCCTGTTATAGAGAGTCTCTACGGCAGTAATCCTTTAATGGTCAGTCTTTTAGGGGCTGTTACCGGTGCTGCTATGATCTACTTAACAGGTCTCTTAGGTAAGATAGTCTTTAAAAAGGAGGCGATGGGATTTGGGGATGTTAAGTTTATGGCAATGATCGGCGCTTTCTTGGGCTGGAAGCTGATAATACTCAACTACTTTATTGCTCCATTTTTTGCTCTTGGCTACGGTCTCTATAGAAAGATCAGATATAAAGATGATTATCTGCCTTACGGTCCTTTTCTTGCAATTGCAGCTCTATCTGTCTTTATTTTTTATGATAAGCTGCTTGAGTTTTTCTTCTATCTTTGA
- the aroC gene encoding chorismate synthase, which yields MLRFLTAGESHGKALSVIMDGFPAGVKIDTARINSELSRRQVGYGRGERMKIERDKVEIISGISKGLTFGAPISILIKNKDFSIDRMAAIDSPRPGHADLAGGMKYGLKDFRLILERASARETAARVAAGALAKQFLGNFDISIFSHVIQIGGVRVTKRVTIDNIQRLAEKSKLRCVDSKVELEMVKLIDKTREDKDSLGGVFEVIAKSLPVGLGSYVQWDLRLDSQIAAGILSIPAVKAVEIGDGVKSASLFGSEVQDEISFNKSKGFKRAANRAGGLEGGITNGEPLIVRGYMKPIATLSKPLRSVNIRTKKEVKAFKERADICAVPAAGVVAENMLSFIIMRSFLDKFSADNLSDIRANFKNYQKRLKDF from the coding sequence ATGTTAAGGTTCTTAACCGCAGGTGAGTCTCACGGAAAGGCTCTCTCAGTTATTATGGACGGCTTTCCAGCAGGAGTAAAGATTGATACGGCCAGGATAAATTCTGAACTCTCAAGACGCCAGGTTGGTTATGGCCGCGGAGAGAGGATGAAGATAGAGAGAGATAAGGTTGAAATTATAAGCGGAATCAGTAAGGGTCTGACTTTCGGGGCTCCAATCTCAATCTTAATTAAGAATAAGGATTTTTCAATTGATAGAATGGCTGCAATAGATTCTCCCCGTCCGGGCCATGCCGATTTAGCAGGGGGTATGAAATACGGATTAAAAGATTTTAGGCTTATTCTCGAAAGAGCCTCAGCCAGGGAGACTGCCGCAAGAGTTGCGGCCGGAGCACTAGCCAAACAGTTTTTAGGCAACTTTGATATCTCTATATTCAGCCATGTTATTCAGATAGGAGGTGTAAGAGTAACAAAAAGAGTGACTATAGATAACATTCAGAGATTGGCTGAAAAATCGAAATTACGCTGCGTAGATTCTAAAGTAGAACTGGAGATGGTTAAGTTAATAGATAAGACCAGGGAAGATAAAGATTCACTAGGAGGGGTCTTTGAAGTTATAGCTAAGAGTCTGCCAGTAGGGCTTGGAAGCTATGTGCAGTGGGATTTAAGGCTTGATTCTCAGATTGCAGCAGGAATCCTATCGATTCCGGCAGTTAAGGCGGTTGAGATAGGAGATGGGGTTAAGAGTGCATCTCTATTCGGCTCAGAGGTTCAGGATGAGATAAGTTTCAATAAAAGTAAAGGGTTTAAGAGAGCTGCAAACAGAGCGGGGGGATTAGAGGGAGGTATTACAAATGGAGAACCTCTAATAGTCAGAGGTTATATGAAGCCCATTGCGACTCTATCTAAACCGCTAAGGTCGGTAAACATAAGGACTAAAAAAGAGGTCAAAGCTTTTAAGGAACGTGCTGATATTTGCGCTGTTCCTGCAGCCGGAGTTGTAGCTGAGAACATGCTCAGCTTTATAATAATGAGGAGTTTCCTGGATAAGTTCTCAGCTGATAATCTATCTGATATAAGAGCTAATTTTAAAAACTATCAAAAGCGCCTTAAGGATTTCTGA
- a CDS encoding shikimate kinase — protein MNLVLVGFMGTGKTEVSKEVAERVGMRYLSIDKMIEEREGMNINDIFKEKGEEYFREVERDIVKEVSCMDSVVIDAGGGVVLNNENIENLKSSGVVICLKARPEVILHRMRNKTDRPLLNVRDKLTEINEVLDSRRFCYDKIEKSIDTSDLTIDEVAEQVRVIFKSLIG, from the coding sequence ATGAATCTTGTCTTAGTCGGATTTATGGGAACTGGAAAGACAGAAGTATCTAAAGAGGTTGCCGAAAGAGTAGGTATGCGTTATCTATCGATAGATAAGATGATAGAAGAGAGAGAGGGGATGAATATAAACGATATCTTCAAAGAGAAAGGTGAGGAGTATTTTAGAGAAGTTGAGAGAGATATAGTTAAAGAAGTTTCTTGTATGGATAGTGTTGTGATTGATGCCGGAGGCGGAGTTGTCTTAAACAATGAAAATATAGAGAACTTAAAGAGCTCCGGAGTAGTAATCTGCCTAAAAGCAAGGCCTGAAGTAATACTTCATAGAATGCGGAATAAGACCGATAGGCCTCTTTTAAACGTTAGAGATAAGCTCACTGAGATAAATGAGGTCTTGGATAGTAGAAGATTCTGTTATGATAAGATTGAAAAGTCTATTGATACATCAGATTTAACAATTGATGAGGTTGCGGAGCAAGTAAGAGTTATATTTAAATCTCTTATAGGTTAA